Genomic window (Phocoena phocoena chromosome 20, mPhoPho1.1, whole genome shotgun sequence):
GTGGACTCGCTGATGTCTCTGAGGTTAGAGGACTCCACGCTGTAAACGTGAGGTCTTTTTCCCATCCTTATCTCCAAAACATTGAGGACCCGAAGATTACTCCTCAAGGCAGGGCTCAGCCTCcccacgggggggggggggtcctgtgTTTGTGTCCAGGGCCCCCGCAGCCCAGCCTCTGGCGCTCCCGGCTGTCTGAGGGCGACGGGAGTCCACGCTCCCCACAGAATCCCATGGTACCCGAGGTACCCCGCAGCCTGGCTCAGGGATGCTTCCACCGAGCGTGCTTCTGCAGCGTGTTCTGCTCCATAAATCGGCGTGGACAGTGCGGGCACTGGTAGGGGCGCTCCCCGGAGTGGACCCGGCTGTGCTGGGCCAGCTCGCCCGCCTCTCGGAAGCGGCGAGGGCAGAGCGGGCAGCCGTGGGGCCGCCCGCCACCTGCCCGGTGAATGGAATGGTGCCGCGCCAGGTGGCTGGCCCGCTTGAATGCCTTCCCGCAGGTATCACACTCAAAGGGCTTGACCTCCGAGTGGGTGATGCTGTGTCGCTGAAGGTAAGACATGTACTCGAAGACCCGGGAGCACACTGGGCAGCTGTAGCACTTTTTCTGAGCCGAAGCCCCATCGGGTCCGGACTCTCTCTGAGACTCCTCGTCCACCAGCACGGTGTACGGGACGCCCTGGGTGTCTATGAGCAGGTAGTGGTTGGGCCTCGAAGGGGACGAAGTCTGGGGACATCCTGTGGAAGAGGAAGGTCCGGGTTCTGGGGACCCGCCTGTTCGAGGGGGAGGCGCCTCCATGGCCTCAGCGGA
Coding sequences:
- the ZNF581 gene encoding zinc finger protein 581; amino-acid sequence: MLVLPSPCPQPLALPSAEAMEAPPPRTGGSPEPGPSSSTGCPQTSSPSRPNHYLLIDTQGVPYTVLVDEESQRESGPDGASAQKKCYSCPVCSRVFEYMSYLQRHSITHSEVKPFECDTCGKAFKRASHLARHHSIHRAGGGRPHGCPLCPRRFREAGELAQHSRVHSGERPYQCPHCPRRFMEQNTLQKHARWKHP